A genomic stretch from Burkholderia pyrrocinia includes:
- the glpK gene encoding glycerol kinase GlpK, which translates to MQDQYILALDQGTTSSRAMLFDRQGNIVSIAQKEFEQIYPQPGWVEHDPQEIWSTQAGVAAEAVTRTGLNGTSIAAIGITNQRETTIVWDRETGQPVYNAIVWQDRRTADFCDSLKQQGLEAKVRAKTGLPIDSYFSATKIRWILDNVPGARDKARQGKLAFGTVDSWLVWNFTKHELHVTDVTNASRTMLFNIHTREWDSELLELLDIPRSMLPEVKASSEIYGHTKTTVFASKIPLAGIAGDQHAALFGQMCTTSGMVKNTYGTGCFLMMNTGDKPIESKNNLVTTIAWQIGDDVQYALEGSIFIAGAVVQWLRDGVGIIKTAAEIEALAASVPHTDGVYLVPAFAGLGAPHWNARARGSVFGVTRGTTAAHLARAALDSIAYQSLDVLAAMEADSGISIGELRVDGGASANDLLMQFQADLLGVDAVRPQITETTALGAAYLAGLAIGYWKNLDEVRDQWQLDRRFSPSMPKEQVERCMAGWQRAVRAAKAWADDTQ; encoded by the coding sequence ATGCAGGACCAGTACATCCTCGCGCTTGACCAGGGCACCACGAGTTCCCGCGCGATGCTGTTCGATCGCCAGGGCAATATCGTGTCGATCGCCCAGAAGGAATTCGAACAGATCTACCCGCAACCCGGCTGGGTCGAGCACGACCCTCAGGAAATCTGGTCGACGCAAGCCGGCGTCGCCGCGGAAGCCGTCACGCGCACGGGCCTGAACGGCACGTCGATCGCGGCGATCGGCATCACCAACCAGCGCGAGACGACGATCGTCTGGGATCGCGAGACTGGCCAGCCCGTCTACAACGCGATCGTCTGGCAGGATCGCCGCACGGCCGATTTCTGCGACTCGCTGAAGCAGCAGGGTCTCGAAGCGAAGGTGCGCGCGAAGACCGGCCTGCCGATCGACTCGTACTTCTCCGCGACGAAGATCCGCTGGATCCTCGACAACGTGCCGGGCGCGCGCGACAAGGCACGCCAGGGCAAGCTCGCATTCGGCACCGTCGACAGCTGGCTCGTGTGGAACTTCACGAAGCACGAACTGCACGTGACCGACGTGACGAACGCGTCGCGCACGATGCTGTTCAACATCCATACGCGCGAGTGGGACAGCGAGCTGCTCGAACTGCTCGACATCCCGCGCAGCATGCTGCCGGAAGTGAAGGCGTCGTCGGAAATCTACGGCCATACGAAAACCACCGTATTCGCGTCGAAGATCCCGCTCGCGGGCATCGCCGGCGACCAGCACGCGGCGCTGTTCGGCCAGATGTGCACGACGTCGGGCATGGTGAAGAACACCTACGGCACCGGCTGCTTCCTGATGATGAACACCGGCGACAAGCCGATCGAGTCGAAGAACAACCTCGTCACGACGATCGCATGGCAGATCGGCGACGACGTGCAGTACGCGCTCGAAGGCAGCATCTTCATCGCGGGCGCGGTCGTGCAGTGGCTGCGCGACGGCGTCGGCATCATCAAGACGGCCGCTGAAATCGAAGCGCTCGCCGCGAGCGTGCCGCACACCGACGGCGTCTATCTCGTGCCCGCGTTCGCCGGCCTCGGCGCGCCGCACTGGAACGCGCGGGCGCGCGGCTCGGTGTTCGGCGTCACGCGCGGCACGACGGCCGCGCACCTCGCGCGTGCGGCGCTCGATTCGATCGCGTACCAGTCGCTCGACGTGCTCGCCGCGATGGAAGCCGATTCGGGCATCAGCATCGGCGAGCTGCGCGTCGACGGCGGCGCGAGCGCGAACGACCTGCTGATGCAGTTCCAGGCCGACCTGCTCGGCGTCGACGCGGTGCGTCCTCAGATCACCGAAACGACCGCGCTCGGCGCGGCCTATCTCGCGGGCCTCGCGATCGGCTACTGGAAGAACCTCGACGAAGTGCGCGACCAGTGGCAACTCGATCGCCGCTTCTCGCCGTCGAT
- the glpD gene encoding glycerol-3-phosphate dehydrogenase: MTQPNRYDLLVVGGGINGAGIARDAAGRGLSVMLCEQDDLASHTSSSSTKLIHGGLRYLEYNEFGLVRKALQERETLLRAAPHIMWPLRFVMPHMPNLRPAWLIRIGLFLYDHLAKRELLPGSRGIDMRRHSAGAPLIDSIKRGFVYSDGWVDDARLVVLNAMDAKERGAEILTRTKLVSAERRGDEWEARLQHADGSIRVVHARAIANAAGPWVGDVLHGALGRGAQHSVRLVKGSHIITRRLFDHDHAYIFQNPDKRIIFAIPYEHDFTLIGTTDVEYTNDPAKVAIDRDETQYLCDSINRYFKRKISPADVHWTYSGVRPLLEDENAANASAVTRDYRLELDDGAGAPLLSVFGGKITTFRKLAEEAGDMLCRALGRDAKTWTAGVVLPGGDIANAKFDVFADTFAKRHPWLPAALARRYARAYGTRAERVVDDAKSLADLGTEIAPGIYDAELRYLRDAEWATCAQDVLWRRSKLGLHVAPGTLDAVTAAVDAWFAAAHAPHA; this comes from the coding sequence GTGACCCAACCGAATCGCTACGATCTGCTCGTCGTCGGCGGCGGCATCAACGGCGCGGGGATCGCGCGCGATGCGGCCGGCCGCGGCCTGTCGGTCATGCTCTGCGAGCAGGACGATCTCGCGTCGCACACGTCGTCGTCCAGCACGAAGCTGATTCACGGCGGCCTGCGCTATCTCGAGTACAACGAGTTCGGGCTCGTGCGCAAGGCGCTGCAGGAGCGCGAGACGCTGCTGCGCGCGGCGCCGCACATCATGTGGCCGCTGCGCTTCGTGATGCCGCACATGCCGAACCTGCGTCCGGCCTGGCTGATCCGCATCGGCCTGTTCCTCTACGATCACCTCGCGAAACGCGAACTGCTGCCCGGCTCGCGCGGCATCGACATGCGCCGCCATTCGGCCGGCGCACCGCTGATCGACTCGATCAAGCGCGGTTTCGTGTATTCGGACGGCTGGGTCGACGACGCACGCCTCGTCGTGCTGAACGCGATGGATGCGAAGGAGCGCGGCGCCGAGATCCTGACGCGCACGAAGCTGGTATCCGCCGAACGCCGCGGCGACGAATGGGAAGCGCGGCTGCAGCACGCCGACGGTTCGATCCGCGTCGTGCATGCTCGCGCGATCGCGAACGCGGCCGGCCCGTGGGTCGGCGACGTGCTGCACGGCGCGCTCGGCCGCGGCGCGCAGCACAGCGTGCGGCTCGTGAAGGGCAGCCACATCATCACGCGCCGCCTGTTCGATCACGATCACGCGTACATCTTCCAGAACCCGGACAAGCGGATCATCTTCGCGATTCCGTACGAACACGACTTCACGCTGATCGGCACGACCGACGTCGAGTACACGAACGATCCCGCGAAGGTCGCGATCGATCGCGACGAGACGCAGTACCTGTGCGATTCGATCAACCGCTACTTCAAGCGCAAGATATCGCCGGCCGACGTGCACTGGACCTATTCGGGCGTACGCCCGCTGCTGGAAGACGAGAACGCGGCGAATGCATCGGCCGTCACGCGCGACTACCGCCTCGAGCTGGACGACGGCGCGGGCGCGCCGCTGCTGTCGGTGTTCGGCGGCAAGATCACGACGTTCCGCAAGCTCGCGGAAGAAGCCGGCGACATGCTGTGCCGCGCGCTCGGCCGCGACGCGAAAACCTGGACGGCCGGCGTCGTGCTGCCGGGCGGCGACATCGCGAACGCGAAGTTCGACGTGTTCGCCGACACGTTCGCGAAACGTCATCCGTGGCTGCCGGCCGCACTCGCCCGTCGTTATGCGCGCGCCTACGGCACGCGTGCGGAACGCGTGGTCGACGACGCGAAGTCGCTCGCCGATCTCGGCACCGAAATCGCGCCGGGCATCTATGACGCCGAACTGCGCTACCTGCGCGACGCCGAATGGGCGACCTGCGCGCAGGACGTGCTGTGGCGCCGCTCGAAGCTCGGCCTGCACGTCGCGCCGGGCACGCTCGACGCCGTGACGGCCGCGGTCGACGCGTGGTTCGCCGCCGCGCATGCGCCGCACGCGTGA